Below is a genomic region from Candidatus Acidiferrales bacterium.
TCCTTCATCATCATCTCGATGGCCCTGGCGCGCGATGGCCGATTTGTCTTCATGTTCATGGTTCGATACAGCTCGTTCTTCGGATTGAGGAATTCCCGGTAGTCGCGCTCGCCGATCAGCGCCTCGAGCTCGGCCGCGCTCAAAGGCTGCTTGGCGAGGTCGCGTTCCTCCATGTCCGCCTTCTTCTTGAGCAAGAGACCTCTCGCTTTGCGGCAGGTGGTTCAAGTTGATTTGAGAAAGAAACGCAGCTTGGCCATGTTTACCTCAGTCGTAACGCGGGATAGATGCGTCAATTTCGCGCGACCACCGGTCGATGCCGCCGGCGATGCTTCTGGAGTTTTCAATTCCCTGCTGCCGCAGCCAAACCGTAACATCCAGGCTGCGGATTCCGAGGTGGCAATAGACGATGACCTCCTGCGCTCCCTCGATGACGCCCAGATTCTCCGGAATCTCCTGCATCGGAACCAGCATGGACCCGGGAATCTGCGCCATCTTGGCCTCCCATTTTTCGCGGACGTCCAACAGGAGGAACTTGTCCTTCGCCTCCATCTTTTCTTTCACTGCCTGAGGCGTGATCTGTAAATCATCAAGCTTGGCTTCGTCCATGGCTTTCTCCGGTGGCCTTTGCTTCCGCAGACCCCAGCCAAAGTTCAAAGGGAAAAATAACGACTCACAAACTATCTTCCCTTCCAAACCGGGTAGCGTTTTTCGAGAAACGCCGCAATCCCCTCCCGCGCATCTTCTGTCTTCATGAGTTCTTCGAGATAAATGCGCTCCACCTCGCCCAGCGCCTTCTCAAAATCGACTCCCGCGGCCGCCAGCATGGCGCGCTTGGTCAGGCCGATGACTGGCCGGGAGAGTTTGCCCACGCCAGCCAGGAATTCCTCGAGCGCCCTGTCCAGATCCCCCTCGGCCACCACCCGGTTCACCAAACCCCAATGCTCCGCCTCGCGCGCGGAGATGGTTCGGCCGGTAAGAATCAAATCCTTCGCCCGGCGAAATCCGATAACCGGAGGGAAGATCACCGCCGCAACCGGCGGGAAGCAGGCCAGGGTGATCTCCGGCTGGCCAAACTTTGCTGTTTCCGAGGCAATTACAAAATCACAAAAAGCAGCCAATTCGCAACCACCGCCCAGGCAATGGCCATGCACCGCTGCCACGGTGATTCCCGGGAAGCGGTGGAGCTGGCGGAAGACAGCGTGAAACCGCTCGAGCATCGTGCCCACTCGTTCGGGGGTGTGGTCGCTCACCGCCGCACCGGCTGAAAAGGCCTTGGGGCCGGCACCGCGAAAAACAAGAACGGCTGCATCGCGGGCAGCTTCGATCGCGGCGCCGATCTCCTCCATCATGCCGATGTCCAGGATATTGAGCGGCGGCCGGTTCAAGGTGATCCTGGCCACGTTCGCTTCGTGAACGAATTGGATGCTGCGGAATGGCATGAGACGCTCCTGCTGGTGTCTCGCCGGTGCGCCTAAGCGGCAAAACCTCTTGCTCGATCCAGCAGTGAACCCGTCGAGTGCCTGGATACTTCCCCCGCCCTACTGCCCCCCGGGCATCTTGGGAGCAATCCACCCGCCCTCGGCAAATATCTCTTTGAGAAACGAGTAGTCGGCGGCCGAAGGAAGAGCATCCTTCACATATTCGTCAAACTTTTCCCGGCTGATCAACTCGCCGGCGGCATTGTAGGTGGCTTGAGCGTAGTCGCCAATCTTGCGGTTGAACTTGAGATCGGGCGCGATAAGCTTTGGCTGATCCTCCGGGAGGTTGCGGTTGAGCTGCTCCATCAGGTTCTTGACCTCGAGGTGATACAGGTTCCGGCTGTGCTCGTTCAATTGCTCCTTGTTGGCTTCGCCTTGCGCCTGGTGCTCGTCGTAGCGGCCCTTTAGACCCCACACATAGGCCCAATGCGCCGAGGAGGAATGATCCACGCCGAAGAGATCATACGCGGTCGTGACCCACTTGTTGATGAACTTTTGCAGGATCGGCACGGGAATTTTTCCCGCTTTCAGGATGCGCTTCAAACCGTCGTGGCCGGTTCCAAGATGGAACGATTCCTCCTTGAGCATGGCCACGGTCGAGCGCGCCAGCGGGGCGAACGCCGAGTAGCTCAGCATGGTGAGCTGAAACTTCCCGTCGCGATCCACAAAGTCGGTATAGGTGAAGAAATCGAGCCAGTTGTCCACGCTTTCGTTAAAAGCGCCAAGCAGTCGCTTGTGCTCAAAGGCGCGGCGTTCGAGCTGCTTCAGGGCTTCGATGCGGCCCGAGTGGCCAAAATATTCGATCAGCAGGTGGCACATCTGCCAGCCGTGCCGCATCTCCTCCGTCATCACCCGCACCAGCGACATCCGGTCGTGCTCGGAGGGCGCATTCTCAAAGAGCTTGCGCTGTTGCTCGACCGAAGCGAACTCCGTGTCGCCCTGGTAGATGATCAAGTTTTGCAGGCCGTCGCGCATGCGCTGGTCCGGAATCGCCAGCTCCTTTTCCCACTTCCGCCCGCCGGCAAAGTCGCCGAACTCAATTTCATTCGTTTTGAGCTGGCCAAACTTGCTCTCGAAGTGGTAGTTGCGAACCTCGGGATAATCCACCCCGATGTCCTGAATCCATTCGCGGAAGAGATCCACCCAATCATCAAATGTGGAAATGCGCGGCATCTATTCTCCTTTCCGAAAAAGCACCCACGAGGGCGTCGCACCGCGGTTGAACTTATGCTCGCCACTGGCAACGACCACCCATCACCTTTCAGGTGGTCAAAACGGCTTCTTTGACCGCGGCCGCTGGCGCGGGCGGAACGGCGCCGGTCGGCTGGCCTGGAAGCAACGCGCCTCTCAAGAAAAGCTCGGCCATCGTTTCAGCCAGGGTCTCGACGTCCGGATCGACGCGCGGGTTGTACCAGGTGTAGATCCAGTTCATCATGCCGAAGAGACTCAGGACAGCCAGGCGCGGGTTCAGCCGGCGCAGGCGTCCGGCAGCGTGCAACTCCTCGACGATCCCCAGGCAAATCTTGTAGTAGCGCCGCTTGATCTCGCCCACCTCGCGGGCATAGCCGCCGGTGAGGACGTCGGACTCGTGCGAGAGAACCTTCATCTCCTTTTGGTGTTCGAGGAAATAGCGCAAATGATTCCGAATGAGCAAACGGAGCTTCTTATCCGCATCGGGGACACCGGCCAGCTCCTTTTTGAGCGACGCCAGGATCGTCGTAAATGTATGTTTTTGAATGAGGTAGAGGAGTTCTGGCTTGCTGCCGAAGTAATAATAGAGGCCTGCCAGGGAGAGGCCCGAGGAGCGGGAAATGTCGCGGATGGAAGCACCCTTGTAGCCTTTGGAATAGAAAACGCGGGTGGCGTGGCGAAGGATGCGGGCCAGTTTGGCTTGGTAGCGGGCGCCGTTTTTGCCCGACCGGGGTGGCTGCGGCATCGTTCGAACGTTCGTTCTATAAATCTCCGCGATTCTAGCTTGCCCTCGGCGGAAAGTCAAGGAGCAAGTGAGCGCGAGATGGGGGTCTGTTCCCTACCGGGGCTTTGGCGGGAGCGCTGCGGGCCGGGTCGAAAGGAGTGACGCCCGAGGCGCATCAATGTTACCTTTGCCGGGCGTGATCGAGGATGTCGCGCACTTTCCGTGCCAGGCTGTCCGGGCTGTAGGGTTTTTGGAGAACCGCCGCGCCTTTCTCCAACATCGAGTTCAGTTGAGCTGCCTCGGCGGTATAGCCGGTGGCGAAAACCACGGACACGTCGGGCTTCAGGGCGCACATCCTGGCGTAAGCCTCGGGACCGCTCAGCTTGGGCAGCACTACATCTAGGATGACCAGGGCGATCCGGTCGCGGTGCTCCTCGAACATTCGCACCGCTTCCTCGCCATCGCCAGCCAACACCACCTGATAGCCGAGCCTTTCCAGCATCTTTCGCGCCATGTCCCGGAGCCCTTCGTGGTCTTCGGCCACCAGGATCGTCTCCGTGCCGCCGCGGACAGGTTCGGTCGCGGTCTTCTCTCGCTCCTCGGCCACTTCGTTGCCCACCGGGAGATAGACCCGGAAGGTTGTGCCCTGGCCCGGCTCGCTATAGACGTTGATGAACCCACCGTGTTGCTTCACATTCCCGTACACGACCGCAAGTCCCAAGCCGGTTCCCTTGCCCATTTCTTTGGTGGTAAAGAAGGGTTCAAAGATGCGCTCGATGGTCGCCGCATCCATGCCGACGCCGGTGTCGGAGACGGAGAGGAGGACGTAGCGCCCCGGCCGGGCGTAGACGTAGCGCCGGCAATACTTCTCATCGAACTCCACGTTCCGCGTTTCAATCAGCAATCGGCCGCCCCGGGGCATCGCATCCCGCGCATTCACGCAGAGGTTCATCAACACCTGTTCGATGTGCGTCGGATCGGCCCGGGCTGCTTCGAGATCAGGCGACAGCGCGGTCTTTACCTCGATTTGCTCACCGAGAACTTTTTCGAGCAGGCTGACCACGCCGGCTACCGTGTGGTTCAAGTTGATGTTGCGGGGTTCGAGAACCTGCCGGCGGGCGAAGGCGAGCAACTGGCGGGTCAGGGCGGCAGCGCGTTCGGCTTGCTCCCGAATTTTCTGAAAGTGGGTTTGGAGACGGCTCTCGGCAGGCGCTTCCTGCAGGCCCAGGTCGGCCCAACCCATCATGGCCCCAATCACGTTGTTGAAGTCGTGGGCAATGCCGCCGGCTAGCTGCCCGATGGCTTCAAACTTCTGTGCCTGACGCAGTTGTTTCTCGAGGGCGCGCCGCTCGCTCACGTCCTCGACGATCACCTCGAAGTAGGCCAGTGCGCCCTGCTCGTTTTGCACCCCGCGACCGCTGAGCCGGACCGTGATCGGCTTGCCATCCTTCCGCTTCCACTCGACTTCCAGGCCCTCGAGCCGCCCCGTTTGCCTGTGCTCCTCGACTAACCGTCCTCGTTGGCCTGGGTCCTGATAGAGGTCGGTAGTGGGGTTCACTGCCAAAAGTTCGGCCTCGGACTCATAACCAAGCATCGCCACCAGGGCGGGGTTGATGTCGAGGAACTTGCCATCCACCTTGGAGTGGTAGATGCCGTAGACCGCGTTCTCGACTAGCTTGCGGTAACGCGCTTCGCTTTCCCGGAGCGCCTCCTCAGCCCGCTTGGGCTCGGTAATGTCCCGCATCACGTGGACACTGCCTCGCAAAACTCCTCCCGGATCGCTGATGGGGGTGGTGGTGACCTCGAAGATTCTTCCCAGCCGGGGCTCCTCGATATCGTAGCGCTCTTGCTTGCCCGTCGCCAGCATGCGCTCGTGCGGGCAGTCCGGGCGGGGATCGCCCAGCCCGTGCAGCGCTTCATACCAGAGCTTGCCGATCAATTGCGAGAATTCCAAACCCAGAACTTGAGCGGCGGCGCGATTGGCGCGCTTGATCCGGCATTCCTCGTCCAAGAGGAAGATCGGGTCGGGAACGGTGTCGAACGTCAGCTCCCATTCTTTTTTCCCGCGGTGGATCGTCTCCTGGAGCCGGGCGGCTTCCTGGCGGTGGGCCTTGTCGCGCAGGGCATGATCCACAGCCACCGGCAGCCGCTCGAGGCGTTGTTTGAGCACGTAATCGGCGGCGCCGCGCTTGAGGTATTCGACCGCGGCTTCGTCGCCCAGAGCGCCGGTAACCACCACGAAGGGAACGTCTTTGCCCGACCGCTGCCGGAGCTCCAATGCACCCGTGCCCGCCCAGGCGGTCAGGTTGTGGTCGGAGAGGATGACGTCGTAATCGGCTTGCGCCAGCCGCTGCTCGAAGAGCACGGGAGAGTCAACCACGTCAAACGTGACAAGGTAGCCCGCTCGCTTCAGGGCGGCCACCATCAGCTCCGCGTCCGCTGCACTGTCCTCGACGATCAGTAGCCGCAAGGGCCTTCTCAAGGGACCTGAGTTGCCTGCCTTGGATGTTGCCATCGTTCCCCTCATCTAATGCGACGAGAAGGCAGTAGGCCGCGATGTTCCGCGACTCAAATCCGACACGCGGGGGAAGGGAGGAGCCGCAAGCCTCAAAGAAGTTGTACGGAAGGAGATGTTCTATTCTGACCCAACCCGGCCCTCTGTCAAGCTGGAATGGGTGAAAGCGTCTTCAGGAAGCTAATAGATC
It encodes:
- a CDS encoding response regulator, with the protein product MATSKAGNSGPLRRPLRLLIVEDSAADAELMVAALKRAGYLVTFDVVDSPVLFEQRLAQADYDVILSDHNLTAWAGTGALELRQRSGKDVPFVVVTGALGDEAAVEYLKRGAADYVLKQRLERLPVAVDHALRDKAHRQEAARLQETIHRGKKEWELTFDTVPDPIFLLDEECRIKRANRAAAQVLGLEFSQLIGKLWYEALHGLGDPRPDCPHERMLATGKQERYDIEEPRLGRIFEVTTTPISDPGGVLRGSVHVMRDITEPKRAEEALRESEARYRKLVENAVYGIYHSKVDGKFLDINPALVAMLGYESEAELLAVNPTTDLYQDPGQRGRLVEEHRQTGRLEGLEVEWKRKDGKPITVRLSGRGVQNEQGALAYFEVIVEDVSERRALEKQLRQAQKFEAIGQLAGGIAHDFNNVIGAMMGWADLGLQEAPAESRLQTHFQKIREQAERAAALTRQLLAFARRQVLEPRNINLNHTVAGVVSLLEKVLGEQIEVKTALSPDLEAARADPTHIEQVLMNLCVNARDAMPRGGRLLIETRNVEFDEKYCRRYVYARPGRYVLLSVSDTGVGMDAATIERIFEPFFTTKEMGKGTGLGLAVVYGNVKQHGGFINVYSEPGQGTTFRVYLPVGNEVAEEREKTATEPVRGGTETILVAEDHEGLRDMARKMLERLGYQVVLAGDGEEAVRMFEEHRDRIALVILDVVLPKLSGPEAYARMCALKPDVSVVFATGYTAEAAQLNSMLEKGAAVLQKPYSPDSLARKVRDILDHARQR
- a CDS encoding TetR family transcriptional regulator, whose product is MPQPPRSGKNGARYQAKLARILRHATRVFYSKGYKGASIRDISRSSGLSLAGLYYYFGSKPELLYLIQKHTFTTILASLKKELAGVPDADKKLRLLIRNHLRYFLEHQKEMKVLSHESDVLTGGYAREVGEIKRRYYKICLGIVEELHAAGRLRRLNPRLAVLSLFGMMNWIYTWYNPRVDPDVETLAETMAELFLRGALLPGQPTGAVPPAPAAAVKEAVLTT
- a CDS encoding Phenylacetic acid catabolic protein; the encoded protein is MPRISTFDDWVDLFREWIQDIGVDYPEVRNYHFESKFGQLKTNEIEFGDFAGGRKWEKELAIPDQRMRDGLQNLIIYQGDTEFASVEQQRKLFENAPSEHDRMSLVRVMTEEMRHGWQMCHLLIEYFGHSGRIEALKQLERRAFEHKRLLGAFNESVDNWLDFFTYTDFVDRDGKFQLTMLSYSAFAPLARSTVAMLKEESFHLGTGHDGLKRILKAGKIPVPILQKFINKWVTTAYDLFGVDHSSSAHWAYVWGLKGRYDEHQAQGEANKEQLNEHSRNLYHLEVKNLMEQLNRNLPEDQPKLIAPDLKFNRKIGDYAQATYNAAGELISREKFDEYVKDALPSAADYSFLKEIFAEGGWIAPKMPGGQ
- a CDS encoding enoyl-CoA hydratase-related protein — translated: MPFRSIQFVHEANVARITLNRPPLNILDIGMMEEIGAAIEAARDAAVLVFRGAGPKAFSAGAAVSDHTPERVGTMLERFHAVFRQLHRFPGITVAAVHGHCLGGGCELAAFCDFVIASETAKFGQPEITLACFPPVAAVIFPPVIGFRRAKDLILTGRTISAREAEHWGLVNRVVAEGDLDRALEEFLAGVGKLSRPVIGLTKRAMLAAAGVDFEKALGEVERIYLEELMKTEDAREGIAAFLEKRYPVWKGR
- a CDS encoding rhodanese-like domain-containing protein, producing MDEAKLDDLQITPQAVKEKMEAKDKFLLLDVREKWEAKMAQIPGSMLVPMQEIPENLGVIEGAQEVIVYCHLGIRSLDVTVWLRQQGIENSRSIAGGIDRWSREIDASIPRYD